AATCGCATTTAATCCATTATAATCAGAGCCTAGCCGTAACATCATAATTCTGGCAAGAATTAATGCCGACATGGCAGATATCGCAAAATTCAAAATAGAAGCCAACGCAGAGATAAAAGTTTTCTTCGTTCTAGTCATATTTTCAGCCACACTTACGCTTATTTTTTATTATGCTAGTTATGATATGAAAAATTGTATCTCCAACATATTCAGGCGTGCATTTAGGATATAGATTTTTAATTTCTTCAAAAGAAATGTCCTTATGTTTGTTAGTCATACAAAAATCTGTGACTTTTGATAATGTTTTATCATTTATGCCCTCGGCCTCCATAATTGTTAGTGAAGCAGGATATTTTTCTAAATAACGTAATGTGGGACATTGAGCTATTTTACATATATTAAGAATCGGTTTTCCGGATGCAATATATTCTATCACCTTACTAGGCATTTGATTTGGAATAGTGTTTCCAATGTTTACTAGGATGTCCGCATGCTGTATATATGCACTTGCTTTTTTAGGGGACACCCTCCCGTGTAAGATAACATTAGGAGATAGAGTAGATTGATATTTTTGCGTTTTTGAATTGCCAACTATATGTAATAAGACAGGGATCTGATTAATATTCAATTTATTAAAGAGATTAAATAAAAAAGCTGGACTTCTAATATCATCGTATAATTGGCCAACAAAAACACAGTTTCTCATATTTTGAGAACACCACGCCTCTTTCTCTACTATTCCATTCGGTTTCTCAATATTTGGAAACTCGCATGATCGAATTTTATGTAATAACAAATTAGGTTGCTTAAGCGATTTATATTCTTGATAGATTTGGGGCGTAACAAGAATATAAGCACATTGAGAATCAGCCAAATCTTCATCCTTTTTATAGCGAATATCATTTTTGTGTAAATAGTGAGACCCCCAAGGGTCCAACTTATAACTAATTAACGGAATGCTACCATGTTCTTTGACACCAGCACAAATTGTATCGTAGGGGCTAGCTACACACAGAATACAATCAATATCTGGCTCCTTCAGTAAAACTGTTCTTATATGTCTTTGGTACTCTCGACATTGTGGATATCTTGTAAGAGTACGTAATATCCTACGAATCAGACATGACGGGTGAAATATTAAATATAAAATTTTCAAATAAGTGGGGAGAGAAGGAGGTATCAATTTTTTATAATTATATTGCTCCTTTATGTAGTAGGTCGTAAATTCCTCATTTTGCTTAGACTCCACAATAGAGGCCGACTGGTAGCCCAACAAGACAACTTTTATCCCGTACTTGTGATACAAATAACGTGAGATTTTATAAACAATTGCTGAATTCGCATTTGTATACGGTTTTAAATCATTTGTTACCCATAATATCTTCATTTCTTATGTTCTCCAATATGCAAAGTTTTGTTTCATCCTCATAACTTGCTTATGTGCATTTACGTTAGGCTTTCCTCCACACCACCTTATCCACAACACTTGTGTAGCTTTGGATGATTTTCACAACTTTTACGCTAACATTCTCTTCCACGTAATCTGGAACGGCTGCCCCTAAATCACAATTATCTTGCATTTCAACTGCGACATTTACCGCTTGTAAAACATTTTCTTCAGTTATTGAGCCAAGAATAAAGTTCCCCTTATCTAAAGCCTCTGGCCTTTCGGTGCTTGTTCTTATACAAACGGCAGGAAAACATCTGAAGTAGGACGATTCTTCCGGGAGCGTCCCGCTATCAGAGACAACGCAAAAAGCATTTTTTTGCAAACAGTTATAGTCGGAGAAACCAAATGGCGTAAGGCTTCTTACATTGGGATGAAATCTAAAGTTGCGTAAATCTATAAATTTAGCACTTCTAGGATGCGTGCTGTAAATCACAGGCATGTCATACCTTTCTGCCATAGCGTTCACCGCATTCATGAGGGCGAAAAAATTTTTTTCGATATCTATATTCTCTTCCCTATGGGCAGAAAGAAGTATGTATTTTTGTTTTTCTAATCCTAGTGTTTCTAGGATTGAGCTTGATTCTATTTTGTGTAGGTTTGCCGCCAATACTTCAGCCATAGGAGAGCCCGTTACAAATGTCCTTTCCTTAGGGCGTCCCTCCGCGTTGAGGTATCTTCTTGCATGCTCGCTATAGCACATATTGACATCGGCAATGTGATCCACGATCCTCCGGTTCATTTCTTCCGGAAGGTTTTCGTCAAAGCATCTGTTTCCAGCTTCCATATGAAAGATAGGGATTTTTAATCTCTTCGCCGCAATGGCCGACAAGGCCGAATTCGTATCACCCAGTATCAAAAGGGCATCAGGCCTGACCTGCGACATTAATTTATAGGATTTGGAAATAATATTACCTATTGTATCACCAAGCGTCTCTCCAACTGATTCCAAGTAGTAATCAGGGGCACGAAGCTCAAGATCGTCAAAGAAAATTTGATTTAATGCATAGTCCCAGTTCTGTCCAGTATGAACTAAGATGTGGTCAAAGTATTGGTCACACTTTTTTAGCACTTCAGAGAGTCTTATTATCTCTGGCCTTGTACCCAGTATTGTCATCAATTTTAACTTGCTGGTCATTGGATGCTCATCTCTCATTTCTTATAGACATACCAGCTCGATATAGGTATCCGGTCTGTCTGGATCATACGGTTCATTTACCCACATAAACGTTATCAGGTCAGAAGTACCAGTGTTTGTGATGCTGTGGGTATAACCAGTCGGAATATCAACTATTTCAATTTTATCTCCAGAGACATTATAATCTATTATCTCGTTTGTCCCCAGCCTGCGGAATGATATTTTGGCATTTCCGCTTACTACGGCGAATTTTTCATTCTTAGTATGATGCCAGTGGTTGCCTTTGGTTATTCCGGGTTTGGTTATATTGACGGAGAATTGTCCTCTGTCGG
Above is a window of Cloacibacillus sp. DNA encoding:
- a CDS encoding glycosyltransferase, encoding MKILWVTNDLKPYTNANSAIVYKISRYLYHKYGIKVVLLGYQSASIVESKQNEEFTTYYIKEQYNYKKLIPPSLPTYLKILYLIFHPSCLIRRILRTLTRYPQCREYQRHIRTVLLKEPDIDCILCVASPYDTICAGVKEHGSIPLISYKLDPWGSHYLHKNDIRYKKDEDLADSQCAYILVTPQIYQEYKSLKQPNLLLHKIRSCEFPNIEKPNGIVEKEAWCSQNMRNCVFVGQLYDDIRSPAFLFNLFNKLNINQIPVLLHIVGNSKTQKYQSTLSPNVILHGRVSPKKASAYIQHADILVNIGNTIPNQMPSKVIEYIASGKPILNICKIAQCPTLRYLEKYPASLTIMEAEGINDKTLSKVTDFCMTNKHKDISFEEIKNLYPKCTPEYVGDTIFHIITSIIKNKRKCG
- the wecB gene encoding UDP-N-acetylglucosamine 2-epimerase (non-hydrolyzing) is translated as MTSKLKLMTILGTRPEIIRLSEVLKKCDQYFDHILVHTGQNWDYALNQIFFDDLELRAPDYYLESVGETLGDTIGNIISKSYKLMSQVRPDALLILGDTNSALSAIAAKRLKIPIFHMEAGNRCFDENLPEEMNRRIVDHIADVNMCYSEHARRYLNAEGRPKERTFVTGSPMAEVLAANLHKIESSSILETLGLEKQKYILLSAHREENIDIEKNFFALMNAVNAMAERYDMPVIYSTHPRSAKFIDLRNFRFHPNVRSLTPFGFSDYNCLQKNAFCVVSDSGTLPEESSYFRCFPAVCIRTSTERPEALDKGNFILGSITEENVLQAVNVAVEMQDNCDLGAAVPDYVEENVSVKVVKIIQSYTSVVDKVVWRKA